Proteins from a genomic interval of Rhodothermales bacterium:
- a CDS encoding sigma-70 family RNA polymerase sigma factor, which translates to MNTPESMISDSDSNQLLQAVSRGDRDAFETLFRRYQAKLTGYATSMCGDRSLALDVLQDVFMKLWDTRRRLRSTGSAEALLYTMVRNRTISLIRRRRPSAELTVVAESAAPVFDPAQGREMQQFFQRWMDELPPRRKEAFLLSRDHGLTHRQIARVLGVTEKTVDAHILRTLQFLRERLTNYRQEAT; encoded by the coding sequence ATGAACACGCCTGAATCCATGATCTCCGATTCGGACTCCAACCAGCTACTGCAGGCCGTCTCCCGAGGAGACCGCGATGCCTTCGAAACACTGTTTCGCCGGTACCAGGCCAAGCTGACCGGATATGCCACATCGATGTGCGGAGATCGGAGCCTCGCGCTCGATGTGCTGCAGGACGTCTTCATGAAACTGTGGGACACCCGTCGTCGGCTCCGGTCCACCGGCTCGGCCGAGGCGCTCCTTTACACCATGGTCCGCAACCGCACCATCAGCCTGATTCGGCGCCGCAGGCCGTCCGCCGAACTGACCGTCGTCGCAGAGTCGGCGGCGCCAGTGTTCGACCCCGCGCAGGGCCGGGAAATGCAGCAGTTCTTCCAGCGCTGGATGGATGAGCTGCCTCCCAGACGAAAGGAGGCCTTTCTGCTGAGTCGGGACCATGGCCTGACCCACCGCCAGATTGCACGGGTGCTGGGAGTGACGGAAAAGACCGTGGACGCCCACATCCTGCGCACCCTTCAATTCCTCAGAGAGCGGCTGACGAACTACCGCCAGGAGGCCACATGA
- a CDS encoding FecR domain-containing protein, producing the protein MTPENNHPNLDRVLSQVPAQDREALREVWDMATLGTAGEGEHGEDVWRALEAHTRRGPRMRLVWAGSATAALALAATLLFFFVPVSVTAPAAEMRTVELADGSTVLLNSGSTLRHNRVFLGTRTVRLSGEAFFSVTSSNARFIVRTHDAEVEVLGTEFSVRAWGDERDGGTTVSLVEGRVAFRALDSPETLELAPGEASRITDSGPTPLPVQAALDAPAWRNGDFRYRDVWVSTILADLERRFGIRVQIPVAVSDRRMTLLLTAPASPEAVLDDLTVALGVQYEAVAGGYRLVLP; encoded by the coding sequence ATGACACCAGAAAACAATCATCCGAACCTGGATCGCGTACTGTCGCAGGTACCTGCCCAAGACCGTGAGGCTCTGCGTGAAGTCTGGGACATGGCCACGCTGGGCACCGCCGGAGAAGGCGAGCATGGCGAGGACGTGTGGCGAGCGCTGGAGGCCCACACTCGTCGCGGACCCCGGATGCGGCTGGTTTGGGCAGGCAGTGCGACTGCTGCCCTGGCGCTGGCCGCTACGCTCCTCTTCTTTTTTGTCCCGGTCTCCGTGACCGCACCCGCAGCTGAAATGCGCACGGTGGAGCTCGCGGACGGATCGACCGTGCTGCTCAACAGCGGGTCCACCCTCCGCCACAACCGCGTCTTCCTCGGTACCCGAACCGTACGTCTCAGCGGCGAAGCGTTCTTCTCGGTCACCTCCTCCAACGCCCGGTTCATCGTGCGAACCCACGACGCCGAAGTTGAGGTGCTCGGTACGGAATTCTCCGTGCGTGCCTGGGGCGATGAGCGGGACGGCGGCACGACCGTCTCGCTGGTTGAGGGCCGAGTGGCCTTCCGGGCACTCGATAGCCCGGAAACGCTGGAATTGGCGCCTGGAGAGGCCTCCAGGATCACCGATTCCGGGCCGACTCCCCTTCCGGTCCAGGCCGCCCTGGACGCTCCGGCATGGAGGAATGGGGACTTTCGATACCGGGATGTCTGGGTAAGCACCATTCTGGCAGACCTGGAGCGGCGGTTTGGAATCCGCGTCCAGATCCCAGTCGCCGTGTCGGACCGTCGCATGACATTGCTGCTCACGGCCCCCGCCAGTCCCGAGGCCGTCCTGGATGACCTCACGGTTGCCCTCGGAGTACAGTACGAAGCCGTGGCCGGCGGATACAGACTTGTCCTACCCTGA
- a CDS encoding DUF1800 domain-containing protein, whose amino-acid sequence MKRPSLPARKRSVPSPADLHARFRTRRAAPPRGPSPVNGAFPARETRGRGAGLSRRLAPLTEAEARHLLRRAGFGARLADVRRFTGLPAAEAAQILVQEASSAAPLPEPAWVGTLPPPESASDAEFEAYFELNEQWLLDGLGPQIAVSMAEGGLRQRLTLAWHNHFVTSFESYGLAEFGWRNWNLLERHALGNFRTLVNEVGLDPAMLIYLDGALNENEAPNENYARELMELFTMGARDASGQANYTENDVAELARALTGWTVDWDTLEVVYEPELHDAGTKTILGRTGTFDYAGAVDLLFQERPREIARFVADKLYRDVVFEVPNPVVVQELSALLQASEWDIRPVLETLLSSEHFFSPDLIGARIKDPITLMAGFVSEFGLVMDDELAPELYWVPVELDQWILSPPNVAGWPGQRAWIDTTTLPGRWEVTGYLAYHGEEEHDDLVVALATELADVNDPLAAFRLPLELTRHLLPVSPEELSVDDGGHAFGGNLAQFPIPPEVLQWSAPEQALVRRFLAGLPWYEWTPHRQEAPYVMRDFVAYLTRLPEFQLT is encoded by the coding sequence ATGAAGCGACCTTCCCTGCCCGCCCGCAAGCGCTCGGTACCATCACCGGCGGACCTGCATGCGCGATTTCGCACCCGCAGAGCGGCCCCGCCGCGAGGCCCATCGCCCGTAAACGGAGCATTCCCCGCTAGAGAGACCCGAGGTCGGGGAGCCGGCTTGAGCCGCCGCCTTGCCCCGCTGACGGAAGCAGAAGCCCGCCACTTGCTGAGACGCGCCGGCTTCGGAGCCAGACTGGCGGACGTGCGGCGCTTTACCGGCCTTCCTGCCGCGGAGGCGGCGCAGATCCTGGTGCAGGAAGCGAGCTCAGCGGCGCCGTTGCCCGAACCAGCGTGGGTGGGCACTCTTCCCCCACCGGAGTCGGCATCGGATGCCGAGTTCGAGGCCTACTTTGAACTGAACGAGCAGTGGCTTCTCGACGGCCTCGGGCCGCAAATTGCTGTGTCCATGGCCGAGGGTGGCCTCCGGCAGCGCTTGACGCTTGCTTGGCACAACCACTTTGTCACGAGCTTCGAATCCTACGGCCTGGCCGAGTTCGGCTGGCGCAACTGGAATCTGCTTGAGCGGCACGCCCTGGGCAACTTCCGCACGCTGGTCAACGAAGTCGGACTGGATCCGGCCATGCTGATCTACCTCGACGGCGCGCTGAATGAGAACGAGGCGCCGAATGAGAACTATGCCCGGGAGCTGATGGAGCTGTTCACCATGGGTGCCCGGGACGCCTCGGGCCAGGCCAACTACACCGAAAACGACGTGGCGGAGTTGGCCCGTGCCCTGACGGGGTGGACCGTGGATTGGGATACCCTGGAGGTGGTGTACGAGCCGGAGCTCCACGACGCCGGAACGAAGACGATCCTTGGACGCACGGGGACCTTCGACTACGCGGGTGCCGTCGACCTGCTGTTTCAGGAGAGGCCCCGGGAGATTGCACGGTTTGTAGCAGACAAGCTCTACCGGGATGTGGTCTTTGAAGTACCGAACCCGGTCGTCGTCCAGGAACTGAGCGCATTGCTGCAGGCCTCGGAGTGGGATATCCGCCCGGTCCTGGAGACGCTCCTGAGCAGTGAGCATTTCTTTTCGCCGGACCTCATCGGGGCCCGCATCAAGGACCCCATCACCCTCATGGCGGGGTTCGTCTCGGAGTTCGGGCTCGTTATGGACGACGAGCTCGCGCCAGAGCTGTATTGGGTGCCGGTGGAACTGGACCAGTGGATCCTTTCTCCTCCCAATGTCGCCGGATGGCCCGGGCAGCGGGCCTGGATAGATACAACCACCCTGCCTGGTCGCTGGGAAGTGACCGGCTACCTGGCCTACCACGGGGAAGAGGAACACGATGACCTGGTGGTAGCGCTGGCCACCGAGCTTGCGGACGTGAATGACCCGCTGGCTGCATTCCGGCTACCGCTGGAACTCACCAGACACCTGCTCCCCGTCTCGCCCGAGGAACTCTCCGTGGATGACGGCGGCCATGCGTTCGGAGGCAATCTAGCTCAGTTTCCCATCCCGCCGGAAGTACTGCAGTGGAGTGCGCCGGAGCAGGCCCTGGTCCGGCGATTCCTTGCCGGCTTGCCCTGGTACGAGTGGACCCCCCATCGCCAGGAAGCCCCGTACGTCATGCGCGACTTCGTGGCCTATCTCACCCGGCTTCCGGAATTCCAGTTGACCTGA
- a CDS encoding DUF1501 domain-containing protein: MCRSDDHSRLGSRVQHGAAHAADHEAWTRRRFLSTLGIATAGGTLVSGSLPMRAMGHTPFLQALAGSNTDRILVLVQLEGGNDGLNTVVPFRDDAYHRARPGLRMRDSDVLRIADDVGLHPAMSKLASRFQNGDLAIVRGVGYPEPDLSHFRSTDIWVSASDSSEYDRSGWGGRAMETLHPDFVQALPQSPVAVQLGGAAMMFRGREANLGMRIAGVEGLDQFSGGNPFDVTTLPGTTYGEEMAFLRTVANSSFRYADAIRAAGQAGSNRETFQDDELSEQLAAVARLIRGGLDSRVYHVSLDGFDTHSEQAEAHAYLLGVISEAIDTFLTDLAQDGLDERVVVMTFSEFGRTIVENGSAGTDHATTAPHFLAGPAVSGGLLGAAPDFSTLNDNGDLLHAVDFRSLYASVLEQWFGLEQHELVLGSRFPVLPLIGAATQTGVSPEVPDRFASLEAFPNPVRGTASVELEVAKSDRVAVTLFDVTGRAVRNVFAGLVQPGVERLRLQTADLPAGVYVLAARGITVSASRTITVLR, from the coding sequence ATGTGCCGTTCAGACGATCACAGCAGACTCGGCAGCCGCGTTCAGCACGGTGCCGCCCATGCCGCCGACCATGAGGCCTGGACTCGTCGTCGATTCCTGTCGACGCTCGGCATTGCCACTGCGGGAGGCACCCTGGTGTCCGGATCACTGCCCATGAGGGCGATGGGTCACACGCCGTTTCTTCAAGCCCTGGCGGGTTCGAACACCGACCGCATCCTCGTGCTGGTGCAGCTCGAGGGTGGCAATGATGGCCTGAATACCGTCGTGCCGTTCAGGGACGACGCCTATCATCGCGCAAGGCCGGGCTTGCGGATGCGCGATTCTGATGTCCTTCGGATTGCGGACGATGTCGGCCTGCATCCGGCCATGAGCAAACTGGCCTCCCGGTTTCAGAATGGCGATCTGGCCATCGTCCGTGGAGTGGGATATCCCGAGCCTGACCTGTCCCACTTCCGCTCGACGGACATTTGGGTCTCCGCGAGCGATTCCAGCGAGTACGACCGTTCGGGATGGGGCGGCCGGGCCATGGAAACCCTGCATCCGGACTTTGTCCAGGCGTTGCCACAATCTCCTGTGGCTGTGCAACTGGGCGGCGCGGCCATGATGTTTCGTGGCCGGGAGGCGAACCTGGGCATGCGCATAGCGGGCGTGGAAGGGCTGGATCAATTCTCCGGGGGCAACCCGTTTGACGTGACGACGCTACCCGGCACCACGTACGGCGAGGAGATGGCGTTTCTGCGCACAGTCGCCAACAGCTCGTTTCGCTATGCCGATGCGATTCGCGCGGCTGGCCAGGCGGGGAGCAATCGCGAAACGTTTCAGGACGATGAGCTGAGCGAACAACTGGCCGCGGTGGCGCGCCTGATTCGAGGAGGCCTGGACAGTCGTGTGTACCACGTGTCGCTGGATGGCTTCGACACCCATTCCGAACAGGCCGAAGCACATGCGTATCTGCTGGGAGTCATCTCGGAAGCGATCGACACCTTCCTGACCGACCTGGCCCAGGACGGCCTGGACGAACGAGTGGTCGTCATGACCTTCTCCGAGTTCGGGCGCACCATTGTCGAAAACGGCTCCGCCGGCACCGATCACGCGACGACTGCGCCGCATTTTCTGGCCGGCCCGGCCGTTTCCGGGGGGCTCCTGGGGGCGGCCCCTGACTTCTCGACGCTGAACGACAATGGCGACCTGCTGCACGCTGTCGACTTCAGAAGTCTCTATGCGTCAGTTCTGGAGCAGTGGTTCGGCCTGGAGCAGCACGAACTCGTGCTAGGCAGCCGCTTTCCCGTGTTGCCCCTGATTGGAGCTGCCACACAGACCGGCGTCTCCCCGGAAGTGCCCGATCGATTCGCTTCGCTCGAGGCCTTCCCCAATCCGGTACGAGGGACCGCGTCCGTGGAACTGGAAGTTGCGAAGTCCGACCGCGTCGCCGTGACTCTCTTCGATGTCACCGGTCGTGCGGTGAGAAACGTGTTCGCGGGTCTCGTGCAGCCGGGAGTCGAGCGCCTGCGGCTGCAGACAGCCGACTTGCCGGCCGGTGTCTATGTGCTGGCCGCGCGAGGAATCACTGTTTCCGCGTCGCGCACGATTACGGTGCTGCGGTAG
- a CDS encoding T9SS type A sorting domain-containing protein produces MLRIPAVLAALTLTISATAQPVADLPGVSISKVTDIPDTDGQNPIRIEHNPADGKLYVLATSGRLYVLTELRFGWTPEEVLTQADHAVPSAVGMDFGADGTLYLIGNENVDSDRTRFVVRRGQVDGTGWNTVATSEPYLLSRTWFDHKANGMTLTPDGQSLLINSGARTDHGEMYGGVREEGLTAIVLKIPADATDLVLPNDRETLKTGGFVFAEGIRNSFDLEFAPNGDLMAADNAGDRDDAEEFNWIREGHHYGFPWRIGTSETPQQHAGYDPSADPFVQPDRNTNNVADTGWYFSNDPTYPAPPAGVTFTDPIANRGPFADLYRDTQTGEPRDASDMGTTVGSLTPHRSPLGLVFDADSLLDWPMRGGAFLVSWNTAEDQLLARLGGTGEDLLYLDLEKSGDTYTMSAERVAHGFDHPIDAVMVANTIYVLEYGEPWAPGGSRAVQAVTIATDLASEDTPVGGFHLDVYPNPAWDRVQVNWNSAAAATVEVVDVLGRSVLRQSVHGRSISLETGSLSRGVYFVRVQTGRTVTARPLLLR; encoded by the coding sequence ATGCTGCGAATCCCGGCCGTCCTGGCGGCCCTGACGCTAACGATTTCTGCCACGGCGCAGCCTGTCGCCGACCTGCCCGGGGTGTCCATCAGCAAGGTGACCGACATCCCGGATACCGATGGGCAGAACCCCATCCGAATCGAGCACAACCCCGCCGACGGCAAGCTGTATGTGCTGGCGACAAGCGGTCGGCTCTATGTGCTGACCGAGCTGCGTTTCGGTTGGACGCCCGAAGAAGTGCTCACTCAGGCGGATCACGCCGTGCCCAGCGCGGTCGGCATGGATTTCGGAGCGGACGGCACGCTGTATCTGATCGGCAATGAAAATGTCGACTCCGATCGCACGCGCTTCGTGGTGCGGCGAGGACAGGTCGACGGCACGGGCTGGAACACCGTCGCGACCTCGGAACCCTATCTGCTGAGCCGCACGTGGTTCGACCACAAGGCAAACGGCATGACGCTCACCCCGGACGGCCAGTCGTTGCTGATCAATTCAGGTGCGCGCACGGACCATGGCGAGATGTACGGCGGGGTGCGCGAGGAGGGTCTTACCGCCATCGTGCTCAAGATCCCGGCGGACGCCACAGACCTCGTCCTGCCCAACGACCGGGAGACTCTGAAGACCGGCGGATTCGTATTCGCCGAGGGCATCCGCAACTCCTTCGATCTGGAATTCGCCCCCAACGGGGACCTGATGGCGGCCGACAATGCAGGCGATCGGGATGACGCGGAGGAGTTCAACTGGATTCGCGAAGGCCACCATTACGGCTTTCCGTGGCGGATCGGCACCAGCGAGACGCCGCAGCAGCACGCGGGCTATGACCCGTCCGCAGATCCGTTCGTGCAGCCGGATCGCAATACGAACAACGTCGCGGACACCGGCTGGTACTTCAGCAACGATCCCACCTACCCCGCGCCGCCGGCGGGTGTGACCTTTACGGACCCCATCGCCAATCGGGGACCGTTTGCCGATCTGTATCGCGACACCCAAACTGGCGAGCCCCGGGACGCCAGTGACATGGGGACCACGGTGGGTTCGCTGACGCCGCATCGCTCGCCCCTTGGCCTGGTGTTCGACGCGGACAGCCTCCTGGATTGGCCGATGCGGGGCGGGGCATTCCTGGTGAGCTGGAACACGGCCGAAGATCAGTTGCTCGCCCGCTTGGGTGGTACGGGGGAGGATCTGCTGTATCTGGACCTCGAGAAGTCCGGCGACACGTATACGATGTCGGCGGAGCGGGTAGCGCATGGGTTCGACCATCCGATTGATGCGGTCATGGTGGCCAATACCATCTACGTGCTCGAGTACGGGGAGCCGTGGGCGCCGGGAGGCAGTCGGGCGGTGCAGGCCGTTACGATCGCGACGGATCTGGCCAGTGAAGACACGCCCGTAGGTGGATTCCACCTGGACGTCTACCCAAATCCGGCCTGGGACCGGGTCCAGGTGAATTGGAATTCCGCGGCCGCGGCGACCGTTGAAGTCGTCGATGTGCTGGGTCGCAGCGTGCTGCGGCAGTCGGTGCACGGCCGATCTATCAGTCTCGAGACAGGAAGTCTGTCACGCGGTGTCTACTTCGTGCGAGTGCAGACCGGTCGCACAGTGACGGCCCGGCCGCTTCTCCTACGCTGA
- a CDS encoding sugar phosphate isomerase/epimerase: MNTRRHFLKAGATLAAGALLGGWRPSAGGALEHVRLGVASYSLRELSRREAIAGIKACGAQYVNIKSFHLDYGASAQEIAEARRQFADAGIEIVGGGLIPFYENDDDTMRASFEYARAAGFPVIVAGPNHAVLPRLERFAVEYDIKVAIHNHGPEDNYFPAPSDALALIEGMDLRMGVCVDVGHTARTGRDVVAEIAAAGDRLHDVHMKDLADFSSRDSQCVVGDGLMPVPAIFRQLEAMRYPGYVNLEYEIEAANPVPGMQRSFAYMRGVLAGME, encoded by the coding sequence ATGAACACGCGGAGGCATTTTCTGAAGGCCGGGGCTACGCTGGCCGCCGGCGCCCTGCTGGGTGGGTGGCGTCCTTCGGCCGGAGGCGCCCTGGAGCACGTGCGGCTGGGAGTCGCATCCTACTCGCTGCGCGAACTGTCCCGACGCGAGGCCATCGCCGGTATCAAGGCCTGCGGCGCGCAGTACGTCAACATCAAGTCGTTCCACCTGGACTATGGCGCATCGGCTCAGGAGATCGCTGAGGCGCGCCGGCAGTTTGCCGACGCAGGCATCGAGATTGTCGGGGGCGGCCTGATTCCGTTCTACGAAAACGATGACGACACCATGCGGGCGTCCTTCGAGTACGCGCGTGCAGCCGGCTTTCCGGTGATTGTCGCCGGTCCCAACCACGCCGTGCTGCCCCGTCTGGAGCGGTTCGCTGTGGAGTACGACATCAAGGTGGCCATCCACAACCACGGCCCGGAAGACAACTACTTTCCGGCTCCCAGTGACGCGCTTGCGCTGATCGAGGGCATGGACCTGCGCATGGGCGTCTGCGTGGACGTGGGGCACACCGCCCGGACCGGCAGGGACGTGGTGGCGGAGATTGCGGCGGCAGGTGACCGCTTGCATGACGTGCACATGAAAGACCTGGCCGACTTCAGCAGTCGGGACAGTCAGTGCGTGGTGGGCGATGGGCTGATGCCGGTCCCGGCAATTTTCCGGCAACTGGAAGCCATGCGATACCCCGGCTACGTCAACCTGGAGTATGAAATTGAGGCCGCCAACCCCGTGCCCGGCATGCAGCGCTCGTTTGCATACATGCGGGGTGTGCTGGCAGGGATGGAGTAG